The following are from one region of the Hydrogenimonas sp. SS33 genome:
- a CDS encoding nucleotidyltransferase domain-containing protein, translating into MLEKRTTILEPFILQTLRECKKMLQEDGFVIDGIFGSFTSGELREDSDLDLLYHVEPTFLQKFGGFYAMKRIEEIKQFLEKKLHRKVDLAPSNNLSRTARRYIQESVVNVL; encoded by the coding sequence ATGCTTGAAAAACGAACGACAATTTTAGAGCCTTTCATATTGCAAACGCTCCGCGAATGCAAAAAAATGTTGCAGGAAGATGGCTTTGTCATCGATGGGATATTCGGGTCATTTACATCGGGAGAGTTGAGGGAAGATAGCGATCTCGATCTGTTATATCACGTGGAGCCTACGTTTTTGCAAAAATTCGGCGGATTTTACGCCATGAAGCGGATCGAGGAGATCAAACAGTTTTTGGAGAAAAAACTGCATCGCAAAGTCGATCTGGCCCCTTCCAACAACCTTTCTCGAACAGCCAGGCGATATATTCAAGAAAGCGTTGTCA